The proteins below are encoded in one region of Tessaracoccus aquimaris:
- the idi gene encoding isopentenyl-diphosphate Delta-isomerase — protein sequence MTAPHDLSSPTDDAAVGLNVILVDDDNNVLGTAPKLSVHTDATPLHRAFSCHVRNSDGLWLMSRRAITKLTWPGVWTNAFCGHPDLGEDPTDAIVRHGRAELGIDVDASALRLALPEFRYRAVDDSGVVENEICPVWLLDADLAPSPRADEVAAFDWVGTEALDRIVDDAPFLISPWAVLQWRQLRTLGLTR from the coding sequence ATGACCGCGCCGCACGACCTCAGCTCGCCCACCGACGACGCCGCCGTCGGGCTCAACGTGATCCTCGTCGACGACGACAACAACGTCCTCGGCACCGCGCCGAAGCTGAGCGTCCACACCGACGCGACCCCGCTGCACCGCGCCTTCTCGTGCCACGTCCGCAACTCCGACGGGCTCTGGCTGATGTCGCGCCGGGCCATCACCAAGCTCACCTGGCCAGGCGTCTGGACCAACGCGTTCTGCGGCCACCCCGACCTCGGCGAGGATCCGACCGACGCGATCGTCCGGCACGGGCGCGCCGAACTGGGCATCGACGTCGACGCCTCCGCCCTGCGGTTGGCCCTGCCCGAGTTCCGGTACCGCGCCGTCGACGACTCCGGCGTCGTCGAGAACGAGATCTGCCCCGTCTGGCTGCTCGACGCCGACCTCGCGCCCAGCCCGCGCGCCGACGAGGTCGCCGCCTTCGACTGGGTCGGCACCGAGGCTCTCGACCGGATCGTCGACGACGCCCCGTTCCTGATCAGCCCATGGGCGGTGCTGCAGTGGCGGCAACTCAGGACGCTCGGCCTCACTCGGTAG
- a CDS encoding MFS transporter produces MSLADRLRGLFADVRPLREAHFRRLWVANIVTVIGAQLTVVAVPAQIYAITESSGMVGLTGIFGLVPLIVFGLWGGALADHVDRRRLLEITTIGLVVTSGLFWLQAFLGLNNVWLLLGLFSLQQAFFAVNQPTRVAILPKLIPLQQLPAANALNMTVMSAGAIAGPLVGGALIPVLGYSWLYLIDTVTLLATLYAVYRLPPLPVESRSGSPGLRSVIDGLRYLAGHKVLLLSFLVDLIAMIFGMSRALYPEIAHIAFGGPEEGGLEFALLFAAMPAGAVLGGVFSGWVSHVRRQGIAVLLAISAWGAAMALFGLFVGFAPLASRLMLGAALGMLVVGGAADMISASFRQTILLSAADDDVRGRLQGVFIVVVAGGPRVADVLHGAASEVVGPAWASGGGGLLVLVGLAVVALAFPAFRRYRA; encoded by the coding sequence GTGAGCCTCGCCGACCGGCTACGCGGCCTGTTCGCGGACGTCCGGCCGCTCAGGGAGGCGCACTTCCGGCGCCTCTGGGTCGCCAACATCGTCACCGTGATCGGCGCCCAACTGACGGTTGTCGCCGTCCCCGCCCAGATCTACGCCATCACCGAATCCTCCGGCATGGTCGGCCTGACGGGCATCTTCGGGCTCGTCCCCCTCATCGTGTTCGGGCTCTGGGGCGGAGCCCTCGCCGACCACGTCGACCGCCGACGCCTCCTCGAGATCACCACCATCGGCCTGGTGGTCACCTCCGGCCTGTTCTGGCTCCAGGCGTTCCTGGGCTTGAACAACGTGTGGCTGCTGCTCGGCCTCTTCTCGCTGCAGCAGGCCTTCTTCGCCGTCAATCAGCCGACCCGGGTCGCGATCCTGCCCAAGCTGATCCCGCTGCAACAACTGCCCGCCGCCAACGCCCTCAACATGACGGTGATGTCGGCCGGTGCGATCGCCGGGCCGCTCGTCGGCGGCGCGCTGATCCCGGTGCTCGGCTACTCCTGGCTCTACCTGATCGACACCGTCACCCTGCTCGCGACGCTGTACGCCGTCTACCGCCTTCCCCCGCTGCCAGTCGAGTCGCGCTCGGGATCGCCGGGGCTGCGCTCGGTCATCGACGGCCTGCGCTACCTCGCGGGCCACAAGGTCCTGCTGCTCAGCTTCCTGGTCGACCTGATCGCCATGATCTTCGGCATGTCCAGGGCGCTGTACCCCGAGATCGCCCACATCGCCTTCGGCGGTCCGGAGGAGGGAGGGCTCGAGTTCGCGCTGCTGTTCGCCGCGATGCCCGCCGGTGCGGTGCTCGGCGGCGTGTTCAGCGGCTGGGTCTCCCACGTCCGACGGCAGGGGATCGCCGTGCTGCTTGCCATCTCCGCCTGGGGAGCGGCGATGGCACTGTTCGGGCTGTTCGTAGGGTTCGCCCCGCTGGCAAGCCGGCTGATGCTCGGCGCCGCGCTCGGCATGCTGGTGGTCGGCGGGGCGGCCGACATGATCTCGGCCTCGTTCCGCCAGACGATCCTGCTCAGCGCCGCCGACGACGACGTGCGCGGCAGGCTCCAGGGCGTGTTCATCGTCGTGGTCGCGGGAGGGCCGCGGGTCGCCGACGTGCTGCACGGCGCCGCGTCGGAGGTCGTCGGACCCGCGTGGGCGTCCGGTGGCGGCGGCCTGCTGGTGTTGGTCGGGCTCGCGGTCGTCGCGCTCGCGTTCCCCGCGTTCCGCCGCTACCGGGCCTGA